The DNA window CGGGCGCCTGGTGACAACGTTCCGGCCGCACGGCTTCGCGCTGACGGCGCCGGTGTTCGAACATCTGGACCTGCCGCAGCTGCTGGACGAGGAGGTCAACGAGGACCTGGCGCACGGCATGGTGGGCAAGACGGCGATCCATCCGAGCCAGATCGATCCTATTGAGAGCCATTACCGCGTTTCCGCCAGCGACCTGGAGGAGGCCTCGGCCATCCTGCGACCGGACAGCCCGGCGGTGTTCGCGATGAACCAGTCGATGTGCGAGGTGGCGACCCATCGGGCCTGGGCCGAGAGCACGCTTGAGCGCTCGCGCCTGTTCGGGTCCCATCCGGGACAGGGGCAGGAGTCGATGCAGTCCGCAACTTCGCCGGTGCTAACGAGTCAAACTATTCTGAGGTGATCGAAATGAAACAATTCTCGCGTGGACAAAAGAGCAAACTCGACGACCTGGGCTGCGGCCAGTCGTTCAACGTCGATGTGGAACTGAAGATAGGCGGCACCAGCGCCGACGTCTCGTGCTTCGGCCTCGATGCTTCGGAGCGGCTGTCGGACGACCGCTACATGGTGTTTTACAACCAGCTGGCCAGTCCCGGCGACGCCGTCAAGCTGAGCATTTCGGGCGACCGCTCCAGCTTTGCCGTCAACCTGGCGGCGCTGCCGGAGTCGATCTCCAAGCTGGTGTTCACGGCCGCCATCGACAGCGGCGCCATGCGCTCGCTGAGCCAGGGCAGCGTAACGGTCGGCGGCGTGGCGCAGTTCCCGCTGGCCGGCGCCGACTTCCAGGATGAGAAGGCGGTGATTCTGGCCGAGATCTATCGCAAGGACGGGCTGTGGCGTTTCGGCGCCGTGGGGCAGGGCTTCAATGGCGGGCTGTCGGCGTTGCTGACGCATTTCGGCGGCAGCGAGAGCGCGTCGTCTTCCGCTGCGGCGCCTTCAGCCGCGCCCGTTCCGGCTCCAGCACCGGCGCCTGCGCCGCAGGCCAAGGTGTCGCTGTCGAAGATCACGCTGGAAAAGCGTGGCGACAAGATCTCGCTGGAGAAATCGGCGTCGCGCGGTTTCGGCCGTATCCACGTCAATCTGAACTGGGCGCGCTCGGGCGCCGTCGCGCCGGTGGAAAAGGGCGGCTTCCTGTCCAAGCTGACGGGCGGAATGCGCTCGTCCAAGGGGCTGGATCTGGATCTGGCCTGCATGTTCGAGCTGAACGACGGTTCCAAGGGCGTGGTGCAGGCACTGGGCAACAGCTTCGGCAGCTTCGACGGCAAGCCATACATCCAGTTGGCCGCCGACGACCGTACCGGCGCCAATGTGGATGGCGAGAATCTGACGATCAACGGCCAGCGTTTCGACGAGATCAAGCGTGCGCTGATTTTTGCGTTCATCTACGAGGGCGCGCCGAACTGGGCGGCGACCGATGGCGTGGTGACGATCAATGTGCCGGACCAGCCGCCGATCGAGGTGCGTCTGGACCAGGGCGCCAGCCAGCGCATGTGCGCGATCGCGATGATCGAGAATATCGGCGGCAAGCTGCAGGTGACCAAGCTGGTCGATTACATCATGCCGGAGGGCGGCAAGAGCATGCACGAGGTGATGGATCGCAAGTACAACTTCGGCATGAAGTGGGTGGCGGGTAGCAAAGGCTGATAGCCTGGAGGGTGCTCCGATCTGAATCACGTAGGGCGGATTAGGCGGAACGCCGTAATCGGCCATGCATGCGTCAACGCGACGCATGCATGGCCGATTACGCTACGCTAATCCGCCCTACGTGTTTTAGATTTTTTCGGGGTATCAGGTCATCTCGGGGTATCAGGTCATTTCGGGGTATCAGGTCATTTCAGGTTGTTCAGGTCATCTCCAGCGCTCGGGTTATTTCTGGTTCGCGAGGTCCACGGTGCGGTAGCTGACCCGCTCGGTGCCCTCGCCGGTGGTGATGAACTCCACCGGCCCGGCGCCGGCCAGCGACATCCGGTACAGCCAGCCCGTATGGGGCGGAATCAGCAGCAGCACGTGCCGCACCACATACCCCGCATATCCGCTCGGCCCCTTTACCACAATAATCCGCGCGCTGGGCTTGGCCGACGACGGCTCCGGCCCCGTGCGCAGATCCATCAGCCGCACCGCCTGTCCGCGCCATTCGATGTTGGCCGACAACCTCTCCAATCCATCCATATGCTCGGCCCGCAAGGGCAGGATCTCTTCCATCGCATCAATCGACGCCGCCAACGCCTGATCGGTCTGAAACACGATATACGCGCTGGTGTTGGCGCGCTGCGCCTCCCGCTTGTCCTGGGCCGGCGCGGCGGTCTTGCTGATGCTGGCCTCCGGCGTCCTGGCGAACAGCAGCGCCGTGTCGATGACGCGGATCTCGCCGGTCCCCTCCTCGAAGATGGTGACGGCAATGCCGCCGTCCGACACGTCCGCGCCGACGATCGCCAACGGCCGCAACTCGATCGCCTCGCGCACCAGCAAGCCGAGCGTCAGCCCGTCGCGCTGCACGATGGCGAGCAGGCGGGCTTGCCCTACCTCCGGCTGGCCGAGCAGGGCGCTCACGTTGATCACCGGAATGGTGCGATCGCGCCATTTGCAATACCGGTTGCTGCCTGCCGTGCCGATGGCGAGTAGTTCGGGTAGCGGTATGACCTCGGCCAGCTCGGC is part of the Oxalobacteraceae bacterium OTU3CAMAD1 genome and encodes:
- a CDS encoding TerD domain-containing protein, which codes for MKQFSRGQKSKLDDLGCGQSFNVDVELKIGGTSADVSCFGLDASERLSDDRYMVFYNQLASPGDAVKLSISGDRSSFAVNLAALPESISKLVFTAAIDSGAMRSLSQGSVTVGGVAQFPLAGADFQDEKAVILAEIYRKDGLWRFGAVGQGFNGGLSALLTHFGGSESASSSAAAPSAAPVPAPAPAPAPQAKVSLSKITLEKRGDKISLEKSASRGFGRIHVNLNWARSGAVAPVEKGGFLSKLTGGMRSSKGLDLDLACMFELNDGSKGVVQALGNSFGSFDGKPYIQLAADDRTGANVDGENLTINGQRFDEIKRALIFAFIYEGAPNWAATDGVVTINVPDQPPIEVRLDQGASQRMCAIAMIENIGGKLQVTKLVDYIMPEGGKSMHEVMDRKYNFGMKWVAGSKG
- a CDS encoding chemotaxis protein CheW; this translates as MAAKELATASASAAGAVRLAVAAVGAINIGVAIDAVLQAIPAKGALTALPRRQGALCGVAEHVGRLVPVVDLARWVELGAPPADVEIAERVMMLSDGRRTIGLKVDSIRGLTDVEPQSLSQVHHDDDSEEVFHTVVKSADMGLVFSILDVGRLIALASAWHASDGDGDAEAAPSTQYAQPEDEKVLSALLAVGDVRVALPAAELAEVIPLPELLAIGTAGSNRYCKWRDRTIPVINVSALLGQPEVGQARLLAIVQRDGLTLGLLVREAIELRPLAIVGADVSDGGIAVTIFEEGTGEIRVIDTALLFARTPEASISKTAAPAQDKREAQRANTSAYIVFQTDQALAASIDAMEEILPLRAEHMDGLERLSANIEWRGQAVRLMDLRTGPEPSSAKPSARIIVVKGPSGYAGYVVRHVLLLIPPHTGWLYRMSLAGAGPVEFITTGEGTERVSYRTVDLANQK